A single window of Maylandia zebra isolate NMK-2024a linkage group LG2, Mzebra_GT3a, whole genome shotgun sequence DNA harbors:
- the LOC106675518 gene encoding uncharacterized protein LOC106675518, with product MLAAFKRSPVKHFQTSGYFSYSRYTDSNMSQKEQERQEADPSSIPWYESLDPYISSLPWDEQVELEEKRLEEMEKENLMNREKIKILTEENERKSAELEKLSYQLQEREGIIEEKQWALQDKKNHELQEKLDEALEKIKDLLQNEKKESIKGDKMLKKNQELQEKLDGALEKNKDLLQKEKKESIKQENMVKKNQELQEKLDEALEKLKEIHQEEKQQSTQQRDMQSKLQAMEEKYKALQVKHDKTLHKSQQLLQDKKQMEMKQKEIDSKLDEMEEKHRSLQIKLEKTVHRNKEFIQEREQQEMLEKETDSQLEVLEEKLKMLQLTLEETLLKNKELLQEKDQQKIHQEEMDCKLRNIEKQNEGLQVMLDEALERNKEFLHEKDQQKIKKEEMDCKLRHIKKQNEGLQVMLDEALERNKEFLHKIDQQKIKKEEMDCKLRNIEKQNEGLRVMLDEALERNKENLQEKKQEPVEQRDLQSKLQAMEEKYKALQVKHDKTLHKSQQLLQDKKQMEMKQKEMDSKLDEMEEKHRSLQIRLDKKVHGNKELLQEKDQQKIQQEEEKLHLQRKNQALQELYNETKYKSTVLEEEKKKLEKQCSAMQSSINEMLRKNTELEELSKTLKYKNTEIQAQKQEQQKTHKDLQCRLQEIQKRNQQLEDMHTDVHKAKRIEEATVKELKDKLKEKQEQLEDMVKRCNKLEKENAETIDELKTLIIEKKVLVEEYLKKKKKRFHWFWRRGTAASHLM from the coding sequence ATGTTAGCAGCATTCAAACGTTCACCAGTAAAGCATTTTCAAACATCTGGATACTTTTCGTACTCACGGTATACAGACTCCAACATGTCTCAGAAAGAGCAAGAAAGACAAGAAGCTGACCCCAGCTCTATTCCATGGTATGAGTCCCTAGACCCTTACATCAGCTCTCTTCCTTGGGATGAACAGGTGGAATTAGAGGAAAAGCGATTGGAAGAAATGGAGAAGGAAAATCTCATGAACAGAGAAAAGATTAAGATCCTgacagaagaaaatgagagaaagagcgCTGAATTAGAAAAATTATCCTACCAGCTTCAGGAAAGGGAAGGTATTATTGAGGAGAAACAATGGGCTCTCCAAGATAAGAAGAATCACGAGCTCCAAGaaaagcttgatgaagctctagaaaaaattaaagatctgctccaaaatgagaaaaaagagagcatTAAAGGGGATAAAATGCTCAAGAAGAATCAGGAGCTCCAAGAAAAGCTTGATGGAgctctggaaaaaaataaagatctgctccaaaaggagaaaaaagagagcataaaacaggaaaacatggtCAAGAAGAATCAGGAGCTCCAAGAGAAGCTTGACGAAGCTCTGGAAAAACTGAAGGAAATCCACCAAGAAGAGAAGCAACAGTCCACACAGCAGAGAGACATGCAGAGCAAACTCCAAGccatggaggaaaaatacaaaGCGCTGCAggtgaaacatgacaaaactctgCACAAAAgtcaacagttgcttcaagacaagaagcaaatggaaatgaaaCAGAAGGAAATTGACTCCAAGCTTGacgagatggaggaaaaacacagatcGCTCCAAATCAAGCTTGAGAAAACAgtgcacagaaataaagagttCATTCAAGAGAGAGAGCAACAAGAAATGCTggagaaagaaacagactccCAGCTTGAAGTCTTggaggaaaaactgaaaatgctgcaaCTAACTCTTGAggaaacactgctcaaaaataAAGAGCTGCTTCAAGAAAAAGACCAACAGAAAATACATCAGGAAGAAATGGATTGCAAGCTGAGGAACATCGAGAAACAAAATGAAGGCTTGCAAGTGATGCTTGATGAAGCTCTGgagagaaataaagagtttCTGCACGAGAAAgaccaacagaaaataaaaaaggaagaaatggaTTGCAAGCTGAGGCACATCAAGAAACAGAATGAAGGCTTGCAAGTGATGCTTGATGAAGCTCTGgagagaaataaagagtttCTTCACAAGATAgaccaacagaaaataaaaaaggaagaaatggaTTGCAAGCTGAGGAACATTGAGAAACAAAATGAAGGCTTGCGAGTAATGCTTGATGAAGCTCTGGAGAGAAATAAGGAGAACCtccaagaaaagaaacaagagcCCGTAGAGCAGAGAGACCTGCAGAGCAAACTCCAAGccatggaggaaaaatacaaaGCGCTGCAggtgaaacatgacaaaactctgCACAAAAgtcaacagttgcttcaagacaagaagcaaatggaaatgaaaCAGAAGGAAATGGACTCCAAGCTTGacgagatggaggaaaaacacagatcGCTCCAAATCAGGCTTGATAAAAAAGTGCACGGAAATAAAGAGCTTCTTCAAGAAAAAgaccaacagaaaatacaacaggaagaagaaaaacttcatCTCCAGAGGAAAAATCAAGCACTCCAAGAATTGTATaacgaaacaaagtacaaatcaACTGTactggaagaagaaaagaaaaagctggaaaaacaaTGCTCAGCGATGCAGAGTAGCATCAATGAGATGCTGAGAAAAAATACCGAACTTGAGGAACTTTCTAAGACCTTGAAgtacaaaaacactgaaatccaGGCGCAAAagcaagaacaacagaaaacacataaaGACCTGCAGTGTAGACTTCAAGAAATCCAGAAGAGAAACCAGCAGCTGGAAGACATGCACACAGATGTGCACAAGGCAAAGCGAATAGAGGAGGCAACAGTTAAAGAACTGAAAGACaagcttaaagaaaaacaagaacaattAGAAGACATGGTGAAAAGATGCAACAAACTTGAGAAAGAAAACGCAGAAACAATCGATGAGCTGAAAACCCTCATCATTGAGAAAAAAGTGCTGGTGGAAGAGtatctgaaaaagaagaaaaaacgctTCCACTGGTTCTGGAGGAGGGGCACTGCTGCTTCTCACCTGATGTAA